The Armatimonadota bacterium genome contains a region encoding:
- a CDS encoding acyl-CoA thioesterase, producing MSENVTSEKIRVRYAETDQMGHAYYANYLVWMEQARSAFFRERGLPYKQVEELGFKLPVVEVGCRYKNEIKYDDLVEVRTRLGEIKRAAIKVEYEIFNAETGVLCATGFTWHVLVGPEFKAVSIPPFLREILEASPVVDKA from the coding sequence GTGAGCGAAAACGTGACTTCCGAGAAAATCCGAGTCCGATATGCCGAGACCGACCAGATGGGGCATGCGTACTACGCCAACTATTTGGTTTGGATGGAACAAGCTCGATCGGCGTTCTTCCGCGAACGAGGCTTGCCCTACAAGCAAGTCGAGGAGTTGGGATTCAAGCTTCCTGTCGTTGAAGTCGGGTGCCGCTACAAGAACGAAATCAAATACGATGATCTTGTTGAGGTTCGGACTAGGCTCGGCGAGATAAAACGTGCCGCCATCAAAGTCGAGTACGAAATCTTTAATGCCGAGACGGGCGTGTTATGCGCCACCGGGTTCACATGGCACGTTCTGGTTGGGCCAGAATTTAAAGCGGTTTCCATTCCACCATTCCTTCGCGAAATCTTGGAAGCCAGTCCTGTCGTAGACAAAGCGTAG